Sequence from the Sanguibacter keddieii DSM 10542 genome:
GAGCGCTTCCGCTCGCTCATGACCCGCTCGGTGAAGATCCACGAGCAGCTGCTGCGCGCCTGGCCCGAGCTCTCCGAGCAGTACAAGTCGTCCATCGACTCGCTCGTCGGCCAGGACGAGTGGAAGAAGACGTTCAGGGGCGAGCGCTAGACCATGGCCCAGACAGAACTCTCGGTCCCTGGGAGAGGACGCGGCCTCGTCGACGTCTTCTCCCAGCGGTACCTCCTCAAGCTCCTCGTGCGCAAGGAGCTCCGGGTCCGCTACCGCGGGTCCGTGCTGGGCATGGCGTGGTCCTACGTCAAGCCCGCGACGCAGTTCGTCGTGTTCTACTTCGCGATGGGCGTGTTCCTCAAGGTCGGGCAGGACATCGACTACTTCGCGGTGTACCTGTTCTCGGGCATCGTCGTCATCAACTTCTTCTCCGAGGCCTTCGGCAACGCGACCAGGACGTTGATCTGGAACGCGCACCTCATCAAGAAGATCTACCTGCCCCGAGAGCTGTTCCCCGTCAGCGCGATCTACGTGTCGGTGGTGCACTTCCTGCCCCAGCTCGTGGTCCTGCTCGTCGGGGCGCTCGCCGTCGGGTGGCGACCCACGCTGCTCGGGGTCCTCGCAGCGTTGCTCGGGTTCCTGCTCACCGCGATCCTGGGCCTCGGCCTCGGCATGCTGTTCGGGTCCGTCAACGTGTTCTTCCGCGACGCGGAGAACTTCGTCGACCTCCTCCTGCTCGTCGCGACCTGGGCCTCACCCGTCCTGTACTCCTTCGCGATGGTCAAGGACGCGTTCGAGAACCACGCGTGGCTCATCACGGTCTACGAGCTCAACCCGATCACCGTCGCGGTCCAGCTGTTCCACTACGCCTTCTGGGTGCCCGTGGGCGGCCCCGACGCGATGTCGCAGATGCCCGACAGCATGGTCCAGACCACGATCACCGGGTTCCTCGTCGCGTTCGTCGTCCTCTTCCTCGGCCAGACGGTGTTCCGTCGCCTCGAGGGCCGATTCGCCCAGGAGCTCTGAGCCATGGCCACCTCACGCACCACCACCGGCCCGGTCAACATCGAGATCGCCGACGTCACCAAGTCCTTCACGCTCCGCCACCAGCGGTCCATGAAGGAGCTGCTCGTCGCCTCCGTCAAGGGCAAGGACCTGTCCAACAGCTTCAACGCCCTCGACGGCGTGAGCTTCGACGTCCACGAGGGCGAGACCGTCGCGCTCCTCGGCTTCAACGGCTCGGGCAAGTCCACCTTGCTCAAGCTCATCGCCGGCGTCATGCACACCGACGGCGGGACCATCCGCACCCGCGGACGCGTCGCCGGGCTCATCGAGGTCGGGGCCGGGTTCCACCCGGACCTCACCGGCCGCGAGAACGTCTACATGAACGGCGCCATCCTCGGGATGAGCGAGCAGGCGATCGAGAAGAGGTTCGACGACATCGTCGCCTTCTCCGAGATCGAGAAGTTCATCGACACCGAGGTGAAGTTCTACTCCTCGGGCATGTTCCTGCGCCTCGCCTTCTCGGTCGCCGTGCACTCGGACCCCGAGGTGTTCCTCATCGACGAGATCCTCGCCGTCGGTGACGAGCCGTTCCAGAAGAAGTGCCTCGCGCGCATCCGTGAGCTCTCCGCCGAGGGCCGCACCCTCGTCATCGTCTCCCACGACCTCGACATGGTCGCCGACCTGTGCGACCGCGGCATCCTGCTCGAGAAGGGCAAGATCGTCGCCGACGGCGAGAGCCACGAGGTCGTCAAGCAGATGCGAGGCTGACGGTGTCCTGGGCGTCCACCTGGGAAGAGGTGCTGCGCGGCATCCTCGTCCTGGCGGTCCCGGGCGCCCTCGTCGGGTACGCCGTCGGCCTGCGCCGCTGGTGGCTCGTCGCCACCGCACCGGCGCTCAGCGTCGGCACCCTCGCCACCTGGGGCGTGCTGCTGTCCTTCGCGGGGATCCCCTGGACCGTGCTGAGCGTCGGCGCGGCCACGCTCCTCACCGCCGGGGTCCTGCTCGGGGCGCAGACCGCCCTGCGCCGCGTGTGGCGCCCTGACCGCGCCGCCCTCGGCTGGTGGCCCGCGACGGTCGCCGGCGTCGCCGTCGCCGGGTTCCTCGGCGTGGTCGCCATGCGCGACGGCATGGCGCACCCCGACGCACCCCCGCAGACCTGGGACGCGATCTTCCACCTCAACGCCGTCCAGCGGGTCCTCGACACCCAGGACGCCTCGTCGCTCCACCTCGGCCAGCTCACCGCGCCGCTGCGCGACCCCGCCATCTACCCGGCCGCGTGGCACGGGCTCGTGTCCTTCGTGGTCGTCGACAACGTGGTGGTCGCCACCAACGTCGTCGCGATCCTCGTCGCCGCGGTCGTGTTCCCGCTCGGCTGCGCCCTCCTCGCCGCCGCGCTGCTGCCGGGCTCGCGCCTGCTCCCCGGGCTGACGGCCGTGGCCGGCGTCGCCTTCGTGGCCTTCCCCGGCCGCATGGTGTCCTACGGGACCCTGTGGCCCAACGCCCTCGGCTACGCGCTGCTGCCGGTCGCCCTCGCCCTCACCGTCCGGCTGCTCGACCAGGCGCCGGTCGCCGACCGACGGCGCGGACCCCACGTCGGGGCACGCCACGTGGCCGCGCCCGCCACCACACGCCGCGGCGCGCGAGAGCAGACCGCCGCAGGCCACCTGCCGCTCGACAACCTCGCGCCCGCCACGACCGAGACCAGCCGCACGCCGCTCGTCCTCGCCCTGCTCCTCACCCTCGTCGCGGTCACCGCTGCGCACCCCAACGCCCTCATCGGCTACGGCGCGGTCTCGGCCGCCCTCGTGCTCGTCGGGGTGGTCCGGGTCGCGGCCGTCGCCGTGGTCGAGCGCCGCTACGTCGAGCTCCTCGCCCTGGTCCTCACGACCGGGGCCGTCGTGGTCCTCGCGACGCTCATCTTCCGGTCACCGCAGATGCAGTCCGTCATCGCCTACGAGCGCGGGACCTACGCGACGCCTCTCGAGGCCGTGTGGCAGGCGCTGAGCGACACCCAGCTCACCGTGATCGGTGCCGGCAACGGCGACCCCTCGTGGGTGCTCGCCGGGCTCACCGTCCTCGGGTTCCTCGTGGCGCTCGTGAGGTCCCGGCTGCGCTGGCTCGCGCTCGCCTACGCCGTGGTCCTCACGCTGTTCGTCGCCGCCAACGACCCGACCCTGCCCATCGGTGCACTCGCCGGGCCCTGGTACAGCGACGCGGTCCGCCTGGGCGGGCTCGTGGTCGTCGTCGCCGTGCCGCTCGTCGGGCTCGGCCTGCTCCTCGTCGCCCAGGTGCTCGGGCTCGGGCTGCGTGCCCTGCTCGCCCTGGTGCCTGCCCCGAGGTCTCCGCGGCGCGCAGGTGCGCTGCGCGGTGCCGTGGTGTCGGTCATCGGTGTCGCCGTCGTGGTCGCCTTCCTGGCGACGACGGGCCTGGCGCGCCAGGATCTCCGCGAGCACCGCATCCTCGCCGAGTACGGACGCTCCGACGACCCGGCGTGGCCCGGCATCGTCACCACCGGCGAGATCGAGCTCATGGAGCGGCTCGCCGACGAGCTCCCCGAGGACTCCGTCGTGCTCGGCAACCCCTTCACCGGGGCGCCCTTGCTCTACGCGATCAGCGGCACCGAGGTCGTGTTCCCGCACCTGCGCGGCGCCTGGACCCCGGAGTCCCGGTACCTCGGGCTGCACCTCGCCGACATCGCCACGGACCCCGAGGTGTGCCGGCTCATCGACGAGCTCGGCGTCACCCACCTGTACGTCGACCCGCAGCTCTACTGGCCCGAGCACAGCTCGCGGGAGCTCTACGCCGGCATGGGCGAGGAGCCGCCTGCGGTCGAGGGCTTCACCCTCGTCGACCAGGCAGAACGCGCCCGCATCTACGCCGTCGACGCCTGCTGAACGGCTGCCTCTTCAGCCCCGAGGTCGATTGCGACCCGGTGCGCGGGTACGACATGATGGTCGTCTCCTGCGCTGATGCCGGCGCGGGACCGTGCGCCACCACCGACCGCTAGGGGATCCGTGTTCAAGCAGCGTCAGCGCCCAGCAGCCCGCAGCCGCGTGCTCTACCTCGTCGCGACCCCGGGTCACCCGAACTTCGGCGACGAGGTCATCGTCCGCCGCTGGCTCGAGACCCTCGCGACGGTCGAGCCCGGCGCCCAGGTGTGGGTGGACTGCCCGAACCCCGGCCCCGCGGCCGCGCTGCTCAAGGACGCCCACCCTGACCTGCACTTCACGGACACCGTGTTCCGGCTCTGCTGGGACGCACCGGGGGAGACCCCCAAGGAGGTCGAGGAGTTCGTCACCTCGGCCCTCGACCACCCGTGGGAGGCGCCGCGGTGGATCCCCGGCATCGACCTGCTGCGCACCGCCGACGTGTTCCACGTGGTCGGCGGCGGGTACGTCAACACCATCTGGCCCCGGCACACCGGGATCGTCGCCGTCGCCCGCTGGATGAAGCGGGCGGCCGAGGCGCGCGTCGCCGCCACCGGCCTGGGCCTGCTGCCCGCCGACGACGGCGCCGACGGCCTGTGGCGCGAGGCAGCACCGTCATTCGACGTGCTGACGGTCCGCGACACGGAGTCGCACGAGCTTTTCCAGGGCGCCCCGCAGGCTCGTCTGGCTCCCGACGACGTGTTCCTCGGCGGCCTCGCGCCGCTCTACGCCCGGAACGCGGCGTCCGCGCCGGAGTTCATGGTGTGCGTCCAGGACGACCTCAACGAGAGCGACGACTTCACGCCCGTGGTCGAGACCGTCGCCAGCACGCTGCGCGCCTGGGGTGCGGCCGGCAAGCCGATCGGCGTCGTCGAGTGCATCCCGCGCGTCGACCGCCGGATCTACGACCGGCTGGTGCCGGAGTTCGGCGACGACCTGCAGTTCTACTCCCTGTGGGAGATCCTCCGCGACGGGTTCCCCGCCGCCCCGCACCAGCGCTGGGTGTCGAGCCGGTTCCACCCGCACATCCTCGCCGCCGCGGCGGGGGCCTCCGGGGTGACCCTGTCCATCCGCGAGGACTACTACGACGTCAAGCACGCCGCCGTGCGCCGCATGGGCTCCGACTGGGGAGCCGTCGCGACCGGCGCGACGGCCACCCAGGCCGGGGGACCCGGCACCCTGCCCGAGCGCTCGACCAAGCACTCGAAGACCCTGGTCCAGCTCGCCCGAGAGATCTACGGCTGAGCAGAGGTCAGTGGCCGGCCTGGGCGTACTTGGCCTCGGTCGCGGCCTTGGCCGGGCGCCACCACGCCTCGTTGGCGCGGTACCACTCGACGGTGGCGCGCAGGCCGGCGCCGAAGTCCGTGAAGGTCGGCTCCCAGCCGAGCTCGGTGCGCAGGCGGGTCGCGTCGATCGCGTAGCGCATGTCGTGCCCCGCGCGGTCGGTCACGTGGTCGAAGTCGTCGGTCGGGCGACCGAACACCTCGAGGAGGGTCTGGACCACCTCGAGGTTGTTCTTCTCGCCGTCGGCCCCGATGAGGTAGGTCTCGCCGATCTGGCCGCGGTCGATGATCGCCCACACCGCCGTGTTGTGGTCCTCCACGTGGATCCAGTCGCGCACGTTCTCACCCGCCCCGTAGAGGCGGGGGCGCACGCCGTCGATGAGGTTGGTGACCTGGCGCGGGATGAACTTCTCGATGTGCTGGTACGGCCCGTAGTTGTTCGAGCAGTTCGAGATGGTCGCCTGCACGCCGAAGGACCGCGCCCAGGCGCGCACCAGCAGGTCGCTGCCGGCCTTCGTGGACGAGTACGGGCTCGACGGGTTGTACGGGGTGTCGGCCGTGAACTTGGCAGGGTCGTCGAGCTCGAGGTCGCCGTAGACCTCGTCGGTCGAGATGTGGTGGTACCGCACGCCGTGCTTGCGGACGGCCTCGAGCAGCGTGTACGTGCCGATGAGGTTGGTCTGCACGAAGGGCCACGGGTCGTGGAGCGAGTTGTCGTTGTGCGACTCCGCGGCGAAGTGCACCACGAGGTCGCTCTCGCCGACGAGCCGGTCGACCAGCGCACCGTCGGTGATGTCGCCCTGCACCAGGGTGACGCGGTCGGCGACCGGCGCGAGCGAGGTGGCGTCACCGGCGTAGGTGAGGGCGTCGAGCACCGTCACCTCGACGTCGGGGCGGTCGCGGACGGTCGTGTGGACGAAGTTCGAGCCGATGAACCCGGCCCCACCGGTGACGAGCAGACGCATGCGTGGTTCCTCCAGGTCGAGACGTGAACGCTCCAGGGTATCGAACCCCGCCCGCTGGCCCCGGCACGGAGGACGACGCCCGGGCATCCGGGACGAACGTGCAGGTTTGTGCTCCGCCCGCCCGCGCGCCAGACTGAGCCGGTGAACCAGCCGACCCGACGAGCGACCGCCCTGCTCAGCCCGCGCCAGCTCGACCCGCGTCGCAACAGCCTCAACATGTTCCGGCTGGTGCTGGCCCTCGGTGTGCTCGTCGCGCACGCCTTCACGCTCGCCGGCCGCCCCGAGCCCTTCTGGCAGGGCGAGAGCATCGGTGGCTGGGCGGTCTCCGGGTTCTTCATCATCAGCGGCTACCTCATCACCGCCAGCCGCATGCGCACGCACCTCACCGAGTACCTGGTGCACCGCATCGCGCGGATCTTCCCCGCCTTCATCATGAGCCTCGTCGTGGTCGTCGTGATCTTCGCGCCGCTCGGCTACTACCACGCCAACGGCACGCTCTCCGGGTACCTCACCACGGGCAACACCCCGCTCAACCACGTGTACTCGTCGATGTTCCTGCAGATGGGCGACTACTCCGTCGCCGGCACCCCGACGGGCGTCCCCTACCCGGGGGCGTGGAACGGGTCGCTCTGGTCGCTGTACTACGAGTTCCTCTGCTACCTGGCGATCGCCTTCCTGGCGCTGCTGCCCGTCGTCAAGCGCTCGCCCTGGCCGATCGCCGTGGCCTTCGGGCTGAGCGTCGTCGCGCAGGCGAAGGTCGGTGCGGTCTCGAACCTCTTCGGCGGGAACGTCGACGCCGTGCTCATGTGCAAGCTGCTGCCGTACTTCCTCGGCGGGTCGCTCGTCTACATGCTGCGCGAGCGCATCCCGCTGCGTGCGGTGGTCGGCATCGCCTCGGCGGCCGTGGCCCTCGGGCTCATCATGATGTGGCCGCAGTGGGGCGGCCAGGCGGCCTCGCCGTTCCTCGCCGTCGCGCTGCTGTGGCTCGCCACGGTGATCCCCTCGCCCAAGGTGCTCGCGACGCACGACATCTCCTACGGCGTGTACATCTACACCTTCCCGATCCAGCAGCTGCTCGCCGTCTACGGGGTCCACGAGAGCTTCGTGCTCTACATGGTGCTCACCGCCGTGATCGTCGTGATCCCGGCCACGGCCTCGTGGCTGCTCCTCGAGCGTCGTGTGATGAAGCACGTCCGCACCTACGACCACCGTCGCGTGTGGGCCCTCGCGAAAGAAGAGCCCGCGATCTGACGCGGAGCAGCGGCCGTCGCGCGCAGCCGGGCACGTCGGTGACCCGGAGCCGCGGCCCTGCGTGGATGTCGTGAAGGTGGCCTCTGCCACAGCCTCGTACAGGCTGGAGACGCGAACCGCTACCGTAGGCTGCTGGGGTCCTCCTCGCGCCTGCCGCCTGGAGCCCTGCGTGCCGCCACCTCGTCAGTGGCGAGCGAGCCCGAGAGCGTCAGCCGTCGCTGAGCCCGGGCCGTCCGCCCCGGTACCGCGCGCGCCCCACCCGACCGAAGAAGAGAAGCTGTGATGCTCGAAGAGATCTGGGCAGTCTGCGCGAGCCTGCTGCTGGCCGTCGTCCCCGGCGCCGCCGTCCTGGTGGCCGCCCGACTGCGGGGCTGGGTGCTCGTCGCCTCCCCGCTCGTCACCTACGGGATCGTGACCATCGGCGGTGCCCTGTGCACCTGGACCGGGATCTCCTGGTCGATCTGGGGGCTGCTGCTCAGCACCGTCCTCTGGGTCGCGGTGGCGCTCGCGCTCAGCGCGTTCGTCCCGCAGGTCCTCCAGCCCGTGGTCACCGACGACAGCGACTCGACCGAGGGCTCGCCCGTCACGGGCGAGCACGCCGAGGTCGCCTCGCCGCTCACGCACCGCCTCACGTGGAAGGTGCACGGCCTCGTCGCCGCCTGCGCCGCCTTCGGCGGGCTCTTCGGCGCCTACGTCCTGCGCCGCGGCATGGGCTCCCTCAACTCGGTGGTGCAGGACTGGGACGGTGTGTTCCACGGCGCCGTGGTGCGTTGGATCGCCGACACCGGCGACCTCTCGCAGTCCTCGATCGCCCAGCTCAACAACCGCGAGACGGTCGACACCTTCTTCTACCCGAGCTCGTGGCACGGCCTCGCCGCCCTCGGCTGGGACCTCGGCGTCGACTCCGTCCCGCGCCTGCTCAACGCGGGCTCGCTCATGATGCCGATCCTGCTGGCCTTCGGCATCGCGGGCCTCGTGCTCCGTGCGACACGCAACCCGGTGATGGCCGGCGCGAGCGCGATCCTCGTGACGATGCCCTCGGCCCTCGTCTTCGACACGCTGTGGCGCGGCCCGCTCATCCCCTTCGCGGTCGGCCTGGCGATGGTGCCCGCTCTCGTCCTGCTCTTCGACAAGGCGCTCACCCACCGGTCCACCGGCCTCTTCCTCGCGACCGGCCTCGCCGCGGGCGGCGTCGTCGGCGTGCACCCGAGCGGTGTCTACACCGCCTTCATCTTCCTCGTGCCGTGGATCCTGCAGCGCTGGATCACCCGCCGACAGCTCATCGTCGGCGACCTGCTCTCGATCGTCGCGATCGGGTTCGTCGCCGCCCTCGTCGCCGCGCCCTCGCTCCTCACGGCGATCAGCGCCAGCACCGGCGCGCGCCAGGACTGGCCGGCCGTCGAGACCGCCGGGCAGGCCGTCGGCGAGGCGCTCCTGCTCAACCACGCCCGCAGCGGCCCCCAGTGGGCGATCGTGCTCCTCGCGGTGGTCGGGGTGCTCACCTTCCGTCGGGTCCGTGGGCTGTGGTGGTTCTGGGTCGCCGGGATCATCTCGCTCGGGCTCTTCGTCCTCGCAGCCGCCTACGACACCCCGCTCGCCGAGGACCTCACGGCGCCCTGGTGGAACGACCGCTGGCGCTTCGCCGCGATGGTCGGCATGTTCGTGGCCGTCGCCGCCGGTGTGGGCGTCGCCGCGATCGTCGAGCGCGTGCCGCGCTGGGTCGCCGGCCTCACGCCGGTCGGGATCAAGACCGCGACCGCCGGTGTGGTCGTGGTGCTCGTCGGGTCGTTCTCCATGCTCAGCCACGCGGGCTACGCGGAGCAGAACTCCAGCCGCATGTACTGGAACTTCCAGAGCGGCTCGGTCATCGGGCAGGACGACCTCGAGCTGTGGTCCAAGGCGGCCGACATCGTGCCCGAGGGGCAGATGGTCCTCAACGACCCGACCGACGGCTCGACCTGGATGCTCGCCATGGAGGGGCTGCGGCCGTTCTTCGGCGGCATCACGCTCGCCATCCCGAACCAGGCGGGCCTGACGGCCACGCAGGAGGCGATCCTGTTCCACCTGTCCGACATCGCGACGGACCAGGAGGTCCGCGACATCGTCGACGAGTACGGGATCGAGTACGTGATCGTCGGTGACGGCTGGATCCACGGCATGAGCCGTGCGGCCGGGTTCCTCGACCTCGAGGACAACCCGTCCTTCGAGCTCGTGGAGCAGGTCGGCGAGGCGCAGCTCTTCCGGATCGTCGGGTGAGCGAGCTCCCCGCCGCGCAGCCGACCCAGGCAGGCGCCCTCGACGGCCGCGGCGCCCGCGGCGTCGCGGTCGCCGGGATCGTGGTCGCCGCGACGGGGTTCGTCATCCAGGCCCTCGTCTCGCGGACGGCCTCCGCCGAGGACACCGCGCTGTTCCTCGTCTTCTGGTCGCTGCTGTTCGCCGTGGTGGGCATCACGGGAGGCATCCAGAACGAGAGCACCCGCGCGGTGCGTGCCGGGCTCCGCGGCGACGTCCCGACGGAGACGGCCACCGCGCCCGGCGCGCGGGTCGTGCCCGTCGGCCTCGCGGTCGGTGCGCTCATCGCCGTGGTCGTGCTCGCCACGTCCCCGCTGTGGGCGTCGAGCGTGCTGCAGGAGCACACCGTCGTCGGCGTCGTGCTCGTCGCGCTGGCGGCCCTCGCGTTCTCCGGGCACGCCTCGGCGACCGGCGCGCTCGCCGGGGCCGGCGCGTGGAAGGTCTACGCGCGCGTCGTCGGGCTCGAGTCCGTGGTGCGCCTCGTCCTGGTGGTCGGCGTGGTTGTGGTCAGCGCCACGCTCTTCAACCTCATGGTCGCGACCGCCGTCGCGACCGGTGCGTGGCTGCTCGCGCTCGCCACGAGCGCCCAGACGCGCAGCACCCTCGCCATGCGCGCCGACCGCCCGGCCCGGCAGTACGTCACGGGCCTCGGGCACGCGATCGTCGCGTCGTCGTCCACGGCGGTGCTCGTGGTCGGCTTCCCGGTCCTCATCCAGCTCACCACCCCGGACGACGTCGTCACCGCGGCCGCCCCGCTGCTGCTCGCCATCTCGCTGACCCGCGCGCCCCTCCTCCTGCCGCTCAACGCCTTCCAGGGCGTCGCGATCGCGCACTTCGTGGAGCACCCCGAGCGACGCGCCCGGACGCTCACGGTGATCGTCGGGATCGT
This genomic interval carries:
- a CDS encoding polysaccharide pyruvyl transferase family protein; translated protein: MFKQRQRPAARSRVLYLVATPGHPNFGDEVIVRRWLETLATVEPGAQVWVDCPNPGPAAALLKDAHPDLHFTDTVFRLCWDAPGETPKEVEEFVTSALDHPWEAPRWIPGIDLLRTADVFHVVGGGYVNTIWPRHTGIVAVARWMKRAAEARVAATGLGLLPADDGADGLWREAAPSFDVLTVRDTESHELFQGAPQARLAPDDVFLGGLAPLYARNAASAPEFMVCVQDDLNESDDFTPVVETVASTLRAWGAAGKPIGVVECIPRVDRRIYDRLVPEFGDDLQFYSLWEILRDGFPAAPHQRWVSSRFHPHILAAAAGASGVTLSIREDYYDVKHAAVRRMGSDWGAVATGATATQAGGPGTLPERSTKHSKTLVQLAREIYG
- the rfbB gene encoding dTDP-glucose 4,6-dehydratase; protein product: MRLLVTGGAGFIGSNFVHTTVRDRPDVEVTVLDALTYAGDATSLAPVADRVTLVQGDITDGALVDRLVGESDLVVHFAAESHNDNSLHDPWPFVQTNLIGTYTLLEAVRKHGVRYHHISTDEVYGDLELDDPAKFTADTPYNPSSPYSSTKAGSDLLVRAWARSFGVQATISNCSNNYGPYQHIEKFIPRQVTNLIDGVRPRLYGAGENVRDWIHVEDHNTAVWAIIDRGQIGETYLIGADGEKNNLEVVQTLLEVFGRPTDDFDHVTDRAGHDMRYAIDATRLRTELGWEPTFTDFGAGLRATVEWYRANEAWWRPAKAATEAKYAQAGH
- a CDS encoding DUF6541 family protein, translating into MSWASTWEEVLRGILVLAVPGALVGYAVGLRRWWLVATAPALSVGTLATWGVLLSFAGIPWTVLSVGAATLLTAGVLLGAQTALRRVWRPDRAALGWWPATVAGVAVAGFLGVVAMRDGMAHPDAPPQTWDAIFHLNAVQRVLDTQDASSLHLGQLTAPLRDPAIYPAAWHGLVSFVVVDNVVVATNVVAILVAAVVFPLGCALLAAALLPGSRLLPGLTAVAGVAFVAFPGRMVSYGTLWPNALGYALLPVALALTVRLLDQAPVADRRRGPHVGARHVAAPATTRRGAREQTAAGHLPLDNLAPATTETSRTPLVLALLLTLVAVTAAHPNALIGYGAVSAALVLVGVVRVAAVAVVERRYVELLALVLTTGAVVVLATLIFRSPQMQSVIAYERGTYATPLEAVWQALSDTQLTVIGAGNGDPSWVLAGLTVLGFLVALVRSRLRWLALAYAVVLTLFVAANDPTLPIGALAGPWYSDAVRLGGLVVVVAVPLVGLGLLLVAQVLGLGLRALLALVPAPRSPRRAGALRGAVVSVIGVAVVVAFLATTGLARQDLREHRILAEYGRSDDPAWPGIVTTGEIELMERLADELPEDSVVLGNPFTGAPLLYAISGTEVVFPHLRGAWTPESRYLGLHLADIATDPEVCRLIDELGVTHLYVDPQLYWPEHSSRELYAGMGEEPPAVEGFTLVDQAERARIYAVDAC
- a CDS encoding DUF6541 family protein, yielding MLEEIWAVCASLLLAVVPGAAVLVAARLRGWVLVASPLVTYGIVTIGGALCTWTGISWSIWGLLLSTVLWVAVALALSAFVPQVLQPVVTDDSDSTEGSPVTGEHAEVASPLTHRLTWKVHGLVAACAAFGGLFGAYVLRRGMGSLNSVVQDWDGVFHGAVVRWIADTGDLSQSSIAQLNNRETVDTFFYPSSWHGLAALGWDLGVDSVPRLLNAGSLMMPILLAFGIAGLVLRATRNPVMAGASAILVTMPSALVFDTLWRGPLIPFAVGLAMVPALVLLFDKALTHRSTGLFLATGLAAGGVVGVHPSGVYTAFIFLVPWILQRWITRRQLIVGDLLSIVAIGFVAALVAAPSLLTAISASTGARQDWPAVETAGQAVGEALLLNHARSGPQWAIVLLAVVGVLTFRRVRGLWWFWVAGIISLGLFVLAAAYDTPLAEDLTAPWWNDRWRFAAMVGMFVAVAAGVGVAAIVERVPRWVAGLTPVGIKTATAGVVVVLVGSFSMLSHAGYAEQNSSRMYWNFQSGSVIGQDDLELWSKAADIVPEGQMVLNDPTDGSTWMLAMEGLRPFFGGITLAIPNQAGLTATQEAILFHLSDIATDQEVRDIVDEYGIEYVIVGDGWIHGMSRAAGFLDLEDNPSFELVEQVGEAQLFRIVG
- a CDS encoding acyltransferase family protein, producing the protein MNQPTRRATALLSPRQLDPRRNSLNMFRLVLALGVLVAHAFTLAGRPEPFWQGESIGGWAVSGFFIISGYLITASRMRTHLTEYLVHRIARIFPAFIMSLVVVVVIFAPLGYYHANGTLSGYLTTGNTPLNHVYSSMFLQMGDYSVAGTPTGVPYPGAWNGSLWSLYYEFLCYLAIAFLALLPVVKRSPWPIAVAFGLSVVAQAKVGAVSNLFGGNVDAVLMCKLLPYFLGGSLVYMLRERIPLRAVVGIASAAVALGLIMMWPQWGGQAASPFLAVALLWLATVIPSPKVLATHDISYGVYIYTFPIQQLLAVYGVHESFVLYMVLTAVIVVIPATASWLLLERRVMKHVRTYDHRRVWALAKEEPAI
- a CDS encoding ABC transporter ATP-binding protein translates to MATSRTTTGPVNIEIADVTKSFTLRHQRSMKELLVASVKGKDLSNSFNALDGVSFDVHEGETVALLGFNGSGKSTLLKLIAGVMHTDGGTIRTRGRVAGLIEVGAGFHPDLTGRENVYMNGAILGMSEQAIEKRFDDIVAFSEIEKFIDTEVKFYSSGMFLRLAFSVAVHSDPEVFLIDEILAVGDEPFQKKCLARIRELSAEGRTLVIVSHDLDMVADLCDRGILLEKGKIVADGESHEVVKQMRG
- a CDS encoding ABC transporter permease → MAQTELSVPGRGRGLVDVFSQRYLLKLLVRKELRVRYRGSVLGMAWSYVKPATQFVVFYFAMGVFLKVGQDIDYFAVYLFSGIVVINFFSEAFGNATRTLIWNAHLIKKIYLPRELFPVSAIYVSVVHFLPQLVVLLVGALAVGWRPTLLGVLAALLGFLLTAILGLGLGMLFGSVNVFFRDAENFVDLLLLVATWASPVLYSFAMVKDAFENHAWLITVYELNPITVAVQLFHYAFWVPVGGPDAMSQMPDSMVQTTITGFLVAFVVLFLGQTVFRRLEGRFAQEL